From Bacteroidota bacterium, one genomic window encodes:
- a CDS encoding peptide MFS transporter produces MNQTLEEIQDFKGKYPKQLWYLFLAEMWERFSFYGMRGMLTIFMVEKLLMSEKEANLKYGAIQAFVYTMAFIGGLFADKILGFRKSIFWGGLLMIIGSFTLAFSPDTLYYIGISFTIVGTGFFKPNISTMVGALYKDGDPRRDAGFSLFYSGINIGALMGGFLCMYVANNYNWNYAFSLAGIFMVLGLLIFSFTQRTLGPIGLSPLLQKKELTPSRRRMYEFMVYAGGLLVIPFILLLISNSSYSDMFMYTVGPLTILYIIFEMTKSTREEVMKLSAAMVFILFSILFWAFFEQSGGSLSLFARYSVHNKLMGYTADPNEINNAVNALFVILFSPLVGLIWLWLNKRKLEPNTVVKFGLGFLFLSLSFYVFYSSRFFINAENKTSLNIFTLAYLVITVGELCLSPIGLSIMTKLSPKRLVGVMMGMWFLASAYGQYAAGLLGAGMVSPNENATPVEKIMSYTEGYKQLAIYAVIAGLVMIVISPFVRKLMREVK; encoded by the coding sequence ATGAATCAAACACTCGAAGAGATCCAGGATTTCAAAGGAAAATACCCGAAGCAGCTCTGGTATTTATTCCTTGCGGAAATGTGGGAACGCTTTTCTTTTTATGGTATGAGAGGAATGCTCACCATTTTTATGGTAGAAAAACTTCTGATGTCTGAAAAAGAAGCCAACCTGAAATACGGAGCCATTCAGGCATTTGTGTATACCATGGCATTTATCGGTGGTTTGTTCGCCGATAAAATCCTCGGATTCAGAAAATCCATTTTCTGGGGAGGATTGCTGATGATCATTGGAAGTTTCACGCTCGCTTTTTCTCCGGATACTCTTTATTACATCGGTATCAGTTTCACCATCGTAGGAACAGGTTTTTTCAAACCGAATATCTCTACCATGGTTGGAGCGCTCTACAAAGATGGCGACCCAAGACGTGATGCCGGATTTTCACTGTTCTATAGTGGTATCAATATTGGAGCCCTCATGGGAGGGTTTCTGTGTATGTATGTTGCCAATAATTACAACTGGAATTACGCGTTTTCCCTCGCCGGAATTTTCATGGTACTCGGTCTTCTGATATTTTCTTTCACTCAAAGAACACTTGGCCCGATCGGTCTTTCTCCCCTGCTGCAGAAAAAGGAACTCACACCATCGCGGAGAAGAATGTACGAATTCATGGTTTATGCAGGTGGATTGCTGGTAATTCCTTTTATACTCCTGCTCATTTCCAATTCGAGCTACTCCGATATGTTCATGTATACTGTTGGTCCGCTGACTATCCTGTATATCATTTTCGAAATGACGAAAAGTACCAGGGAGGAAGTGATGAAACTCTCAGCGGCAATGGTATTTATCCTGTTCTCCATCTTATTCTGGGCATTCTTTGAACAGAGCGGAGGATCACTGAGTTTGTTTGCCCGCTATAGTGTCCACAACAAGTTGATGGGTTATACCGCGGATCCGAATGAAATCAACAACGCAGTGAACGCGCTTTTTGTCATCCTCTTCAGTCCGCTTGTAGGTTTGATCTGGCTCTGGCTGAACAAACGCAAACTGGAACCGAATACTGTAGTGAAATTTGGATTGGGATTCTTGTTCCTCAGTTTATCATTCTACGTATTTTACAGCTCACGCTTTTTTATCAATGCGGAAAATAAAACTTCATTGAACATCTTCACACTCGCATATCTGGTCATTACTGTTGGTGAATTGTGCCTCTCCCCGATCGGATTGTCGATCATGACAAAATTATCACCCAAACGTCTGGTTGGTGTAATGATGGGAATGTGGTTTCTCGCGAGTGCTTACGGACAATATGCCGCGGGATTACTCGGCGCGGGGATGGTTTCTCCCAATGAAAATGCAACACCGGTAGAAAAAATCATGTCTTATACGGAAGGCTACAAGCAACTCGCCATTTACGCGGTGATTGCCGGATTGGTGATGATCGTGATCTCTCCATTTGTCCGCAAACTCATGAGAGAAGTGAAATAA
- a CDS encoding T9SS type A sorting domain-containing protein — MKPFYLRIFPAVLISMLLGSGYVEAQVTINYGLTPQQLVQTMLGIGVSATNVSLTGTLSATGAFIEPSNSFNIRNGIVLTTGSPSRIPGPNNMDSASVDNLLPGDSLLDLYTTAFTQDATILEFDFVPTSDSIAFNYVFGSEEYNEFVNSGYNDIFGFFISGPGINGVQNIALVPGTNTPVSIDSINNGYAQVGTLPTGPCTNCQYYVENSGGQILQYDGYTTRLTAGTHVQPCATYHLRLAIADAGDGIYDSGIFIQAGSFKSTAAFNLQYNGVSSPSIINICPGECVTLSAPTLPNYLWSNGDTTQTTLACSPAFYSVSTTVGTCHAASNLVSVRQVTAPPVPLLSLSNDTAYSSINTGPYGYQWYNDSTAVSGATSPNLLLPYSGCFSLVITDVNGCSSTSDSICDLSVGIGEAAQMVSPFEFHLNGDQSLEVTIQHGTEGALTISDLNGRTVYSEVVKEGSMIIPVRNYSKGIYFVTLSNSKNTYSKRVYLD, encoded by the coding sequence ATGAAACCATTCTACTTGCGAATATTTCCGGCAGTTTTAATTTCTATGTTACTCGGTTCCGGTTACGTTGAGGCACAGGTGACAATTAATTATGGATTGACACCACAGCAACTGGTGCAGACGATGCTGGGAATCGGTGTGTCCGCAACCAATGTTTCACTTACCGGAACATTGAGCGCTACAGGAGCTTTCATAGAACCTTCGAACAGTTTTAATATCCGAAATGGAATTGTTCTGACTACCGGAAGTCCAAGCCGGATACCGGGACCGAACAATATGGATAGCGCTTCCGTAGATAATTTACTTCCCGGAGATTCTCTTCTTGATTTGTATACCACCGCATTCACTCAGGATGCGACGATCCTTGAATTTGATTTTGTTCCCACTTCCGATTCTATTGCATTTAATTATGTGTTTGGTTCGGAGGAATACAATGAATTTGTAAATTCCGGATATAACGACATCTTCGGTTTTTTTATCAGTGGTCCGGGTATCAATGGTGTTCAAAATATCGCCTTGGTTCCTGGTACAAATACTCCTGTCTCCATTGACAGTATCAACAATGGTTATGCTCAGGTTGGGACTCTGCCAACCGGTCCGTGTACCAATTGTCAATATTATGTTGAGAATAGTGGGGGTCAAATCCTGCAGTACGATGGTTACACCACCCGCTTAACTGCAGGAACACATGTTCAGCCCTGTGCAACCTATCATCTTCGTCTTGCCATCGCGGATGCGGGAGATGGAATTTATGATTCGGGAATATTCATCCAGGCTGGTAGTTTTAAATCAACAGCTGCTTTTAACCTGCAATACAATGGCGTTTCATCGCCTTCTATCATTAATATTTGTCCTGGAGAATGTGTAACTCTTTCCGCTCCTACGCTTCCAAATTATTTGTGGAGCAATGGAGATACCACACAAACAACACTTGCTTGTTCTCCGGCATTTTATAGTGTGTCCACGACAGTGGGTACCTGTCATGCCGCTTCGAACCTGGTGAGTGTACGGCAGGTAACAGCTCCACCGGTTCCTTTGCTGAGTCTCTCTAACGATACTGCCTACTCATCCATCAATACCGGCCCGTATGGTTACCAGTGGTACAATGATTCAACAGCAGTGAGTGGGGCCACTTCTCCGAATTTATTACTTCCTTATTCAGGATGTTTTAGTCTGGTCATCACGGATGTAAACGGATGCTCGTCTACCAGTGATTCTATTTGTGATTTATCCGTTGGCATTGGTGAAGCCGCACAAATGGTATCGCCATTTGAGTTCCACCTGAATGGTGATCAATCTCTCGAGGTGACAATTCAACATGGAACAGAAGGAGCTTTGACAATTTCTGATCTCAATGGCAGAACAGTTTATTCTGAAGTTGTTAAAGAAGGAAGTATGATCATTCCGGTTCGGAATTATTCAAAAGGAATCTACTTTGTGACCCTGTCCAATTCAAAAAATACATACAGTAAACGAGTTTATCTGGATTGA
- a CDS encoding 30S ribosomal protein THX translates to MGKGDKKSRKGKIWRGSFGKRRPARAKNKKTG, encoded by the coding sequence ATGGGAAAAGGAGATAAAAAATCACGTAAAGGAAAGATCTGGAGAGGTTCATTCGGCAAGCGCCGTCCTGCCAGAGCGAAGAATAAAAAGACCGGGTAA
- a CDS encoding TlpA family protein disulfide reductase — protein sequence MSGLLFLLPLTSNSQNFRSLSSQALISESGKYNDTLYLLNFWATWCKPCIEELPWFESTAKKYTNKPVKMILVNLDFNSKVDSLVIPFIRRKKIESDVIHITDTDPNEWINKIDSSWSGAIPATVMIRNKNVIFFKEGTVSELELNSNLEKFNLPDNK from the coding sequence TTGTCAGGACTCCTCTTCTTACTTCCTCTTACCAGTAATTCTCAGAACTTCAGATCCCTCTCATCACAGGCATTGATTTCAGAAAGTGGAAAATATAACGATACATTATACCTCCTGAATTTCTGGGCAACCTGGTGCAAACCTTGTATCGAAGAACTTCCCTGGTTTGAGTCAACGGCAAAAAAGTACACAAACAAGCCGGTGAAAATGATCCTGGTAAATCTGGATTTCAATTCCAAAGTTGATTCACTGGTAATTCCATTCATTCGAAGAAAAAAAATCGAATCTGATGTAATACACATTACAGATACGGATCCAAATGAATGGATTAATAAAATAGACTCTTCATGGTCAGGGGCAATTCCAGCTACCGTGATGATCAGAAATAAAAATGTAATTTTCTTCAAAGAAGGCACGGTCAGTGAATTGGAATTGAACAGCAACCTTGAAAAATTCAACCTTCCGGACAACAAGTAA
- a CDS encoding thioredoxin family protein — MKTKFLLFCLLISSATIFAEGYKIGDIARDFSLKNVDGKNVALADFKNAKGYIVVFTCNHCPFSKAYESRIMGLDKKYASLGYPVIAINPNDVNTVPEDSYDNMVVLAKEKNYTFPYLYDESQLIASTYGAARTPHVFVIQKVNGNNVVKYIGAIDNNADDANKVTAKFVENAVDALLAGKEIPLAETKAIGCTIKWKQ; from the coding sequence ATGAAAACAAAATTTCTTCTCTTCTGTCTGCTAATTTCGTCGGCAACCATTTTCGCGGAAGGTTACAAAATCGGTGATATCGCGCGTGATTTTTCCCTAAAAAATGTTGACGGAAAAAATGTCGCCCTTGCTGATTTTAAAAACGCGAAAGGATACATCGTTGTATTCACCTGCAATCATTGCCCATTCTCCAAAGCTTACGAAAGCAGAATCATGGGCCTCGATAAAAAATATGCTTCACTCGGTTATCCTGTTATCGCCATCAACCCGAATGACGTTAATACAGTTCCGGAAGATTCATACGATAATATGGTCGTTTTGGCAAAAGAAAAGAACTACACTTTCCCCTATCTGTATGATGAAAGCCAGCTGATAGCTTCCACGTATGGCGCTGCACGTACTCCTCATGTTTTTGTGATTCAAAAAGTAAATGGTAATAATGTCGTCAAATACATAGGTGCTATCGACAATAACGCTGATGACGCGAATAAAGTAACCGCTAAATTTGTAGAAAATGCTGTCGACGCTTTGTTGGCCGGAAAAGAAATTCCTCTGGCAGAAACAAAAGCTATTGGCTGCACTATCAAATGGAAACAATAA
- a CDS encoding gliding motility-associated C-terminal domain-containing protein, producing the protein MKTAKIHHILFTLLIITLLPFRSIAQCTSPINNFPYHEDFESGPGGWSNGGTADDWTLGTPAKAIIAQAGSGTQCWITGGLTTAFYNFGERSYVQSPCFDFTNLNHPLIHFKIYYETEYKFDGANLQYSLDAGATWTNLGTNGEPNDCHTVNWYNYDNITNMTGLASPAHGWCGNSLPTSGSCQGGNGSMGWIDAEHCMNMLANQPQVIFRFAFGAGTTCNAYDGFAFDDITISETPVPVPDFSISCSGANQVTFTDMSAACPTSWSWDFGDPSSGSNTSAQQNPVHTFSGNTSFNVKMIVSSTCSDTASITKTVSFLSGTDSTFDETCAGKKDGSFAVYITPNGNYQYAWTTNPVQSGSTATGLSAGIYTVVVSGTTETCPLAITDTVGAGEPCEELTLTNVLTPNKDGMNDGYFIKGLDRYPSNHLSVFDRWGKLVFEQDNYVNGVWKGVNMDGKQLNDGTYYVIFEVKGESITKKSWVSIINKED; encoded by the coding sequence ATGAAAACTGCGAAAATTCACCATATTTTATTCACATTATTGATCATTACTTTACTGCCATTCAGATCAATAGCACAGTGTACCTCTCCAATAAATAATTTCCCGTATCACGAAGATTTTGAAAGCGGTCCGGGTGGATGGTCCAACGGTGGCACTGCCGATGACTGGACATTGGGAACACCTGCCAAAGCCATTATCGCTCAAGCCGGAAGCGGAACACAATGCTGGATCACCGGAGGGTTAACAACTGCATTCTACAATTTTGGCGAACGCTCCTATGTGCAAAGTCCTTGTTTCGATTTTACAAATCTGAATCATCCTTTGATTCATTTTAAAATCTATTACGAAACTGAGTACAAATTCGACGGAGCCAATCTTCAATATTCTCTTGATGCAGGCGCAACCTGGACCAATCTGGGCACCAATGGTGAACCAAACGATTGCCATACTGTAAACTGGTACAATTACGACAACATCACCAACATGACAGGACTTGCTTCTCCTGCTCACGGATGGTGCGGAAATTCACTGCCGACATCAGGCTCTTGTCAGGGCGGTAATGGAAGTATGGGCTGGATAGATGCCGAACATTGCATGAACATGCTTGCCAATCAGCCACAGGTTATTTTTCGCTTCGCTTTCGGTGCAGGAACAACCTGTAATGCTTATGATGGTTTCGCGTTTGATGACATCACGATCAGCGAAACTCCTGTTCCTGTTCCTGATTTCTCCATCAGTTGCTCAGGAGCAAACCAGGTTACATTTACCGATATGAGTGCAGCTTGCCCTACATCCTGGTCATGGGATTTTGGTGATCCATCATCAGGCAGCAATACAAGCGCTCAACAAAATCCTGTCCACACCTTTAGTGGCAATACTTCCTTCAATGTAAAAATGATCGTGTCCAGTACCTGCAGTGATACGGCTTCCATCACCAAAACAGTTTCTTTCCTCTCCGGAACCGACAGCACATTTGATGAAACTTGTGCCGGTAAAAAAGACGGATCGTTTGCTGTGTATATTACACCAAATGGAAATTACCAGTATGCCTGGACCACCAACCCTGTTCAAAGTGGCTCGACAGCTACAGGACTTTCTGCGGGTATTTACACTGTTGTTGTAAGCGGAACTACGGAAACTTGTCCGCTCGCTATCACTGACACAGTAGGTGCCGGTGAACCCTGCGAGGAACTCACGCTCACGAATGTTCTGACTCCAAACAAAGACGGAATGAATGATGGCTATTTCATCAAAGGCCTGGATCGTTATCCTTCTAATCATCTTTCTGTTTTTGACCGCTGGGGAAAACTGGTTTTCGAACAGGATAATTATGTAAATGGAGTTTGGAAAGGAGTCAACATGGACGGCAAGCAACTCAATGATGGAACTTATTATGTAATTTTTGAAGTAAAGGGTGAAAGCATCACAAAAAAGAGTTGGGTAAGTATTATCAATAAAGAAGATTAA